One window from the genome of Aeromonas sp. FDAARGOS 1405 encodes:
- a CDS encoding ABC transporter substrate-binding protein: protein MSTQYRPHGNWQAKLCLLLLLLTPSLQASQTLTVAWSHWPPFSQINNRGELDGLDVSLTRQILTQAGFAPKFREIPWARALHLVEHDQLDVAMAALPLPERQKYARFSAPYRQSAYVLLSNNPIPGHQDRWGKLDTLSKLCHNKDLKIGKLRGTRPIHQMDECPALKGATEYNADDRLIELLLARRLDGIIMEWQYARYRLSQLGAEGFISCQLLLHHQPVSLMFAKNSMSEEQLLKVNEAIHAMPKHHGKFSPPNCRLDADPQDADHS, encoded by the coding sequence ATGAGCACGCAATATCGTCCCCACGGCAACTGGCAGGCCAAGCTCTGCCTGCTGCTGCTTTTGCTGACCCCTTCCCTGCAGGCCAGTCAGACCCTGACCGTGGCCTGGAGCCACTGGCCCCCCTTCAGTCAAATCAACAACAGGGGTGAGCTGGACGGGCTGGATGTCAGCCTGACTCGCCAGATCCTCACCCAGGCGGGCTTTGCCCCCAAATTTCGTGAGATCCCCTGGGCGCGGGCACTCCATCTGGTGGAGCACGATCAGCTGGATGTGGCGATGGCCGCACTACCACTACCGGAGCGGCAGAAGTATGCCCGCTTCTCTGCACCCTATCGCCAGAGCGCCTATGTGCTGTTGAGTAATAACCCGATTCCAGGCCATCAGGATCGCTGGGGAAAGCTCGATACCTTGTCCAAACTGTGCCACAACAAGGATCTCAAAATTGGCAAACTGCGCGGTACTCGCCCCATTCATCAAATGGACGAGTGTCCTGCCCTCAAGGGGGCGACCGAGTACAATGCCGATGATCGACTAATCGAACTGCTGCTGGCCCGCCGTCTCGATGGCATCATTATGGAGTGGCAATATGCACGCTATCGGCTCTCCCAATTGGGCGCCGAGGGGTTTATCAGTTGTCAGCTGTTGCTGCACCATCAGCCGGTCAGCCTGATGTTTGCCAAAAACAGCATGAGCGAAGAGCAGCTCCTCAAGGTCAACGAGGCCATTCACGCTATGCCCAAACACCATGGGAAGTTCTCTCCCCCCAACTGCCGTCTCGATGCCGATCCGCAGGACGCTGATCACTCTTGA
- a CDS encoding DEAD/DEAH box helicase, with the protein MSFTSLGLAEPLLRAVAEQGYDTPSPIQQQAIPAVLAGRDLMAAAQTGTGKTAGFTLPMLQRLMESKRKVSPNRVRALVLTPTRELAAQVGESVRNYGKHLPLRSHVVFGGVSINPQMMATRRGLDVLVACPGRLIDLYNQNAVKFDEVEILVLDEADRMLDMGFIRDIRRILTLLPKKRQNLLFSATFADEIRELATGLLDNPAVIEVAPRNSTAERIEQLVHPCDKANKIALLSHLVTSNNWQQVLVFTRTKHMANRVAETLDKNGVSAAAIHGNKSQGARTRALAGFKDGSVKVLVATDIAARGLDIDKLPQVVNFELPNVAEDYVHRIGRTGRAGAAGHAISLVAADEGKLIKAIERLTKQNIPCEQVAGFEASRETLDNIARGIGAPLRKEPRDPSEQRRAPRPQGQGQRQGAGRSASNGNAGGTRTGNGGKPKPQGGQRPADGAGKPAQARRPRRASHNQ; encoded by the coding sequence ATGAGTTTTACTTCCCTCGGTCTGGCCGAACCCTTGTTGCGTGCCGTTGCCGAACAAGGCTACGACACCCCGTCTCCCATTCAGCAACAAGCGATCCCCGCCGTTCTGGCTGGCCGCGATCTGATGGCGGCGGCCCAAACAGGGACCGGCAAGACCGCAGGCTTTACCCTGCCGATGCTGCAACGTCTGATGGAGAGCAAGCGCAAGGTCTCTCCGAACCGCGTCCGTGCGCTGGTACTGACCCCGACGCGCGAGCTGGCCGCCCAGGTGGGCGAGAGCGTGCGCAACTATGGCAAGCATCTGCCCCTGCGCAGCCACGTGGTATTCGGTGGCGTGAGCATCAACCCGCAGATGATGGCGACTCGCCGTGGTCTGGACGTGCTGGTGGCCTGTCCGGGCCGTCTGATCGATCTCTACAACCAGAACGCCGTCAAGTTTGACGAGGTGGAGATCCTGGTACTGGACGAAGCGGATCGCATGCTCGACATGGGCTTTATCCGCGACATCCGCCGCATCCTGACCCTGCTGCCGAAGAAGCGCCAGAACCTGCTCTTCTCCGCCACCTTCGCCGATGAAATTCGCGAGCTGGCCACTGGCCTGCTGGACAACCCGGCTGTCATTGAAGTTGCCCCGCGCAACAGCACTGCCGAGCGTATCGAGCAGCTGGTGCATCCGTGCGACAAGGCCAACAAGATCGCGCTGCTGAGTCATCTGGTCACCAGCAACAACTGGCAGCAGGTACTGGTGTTCACCCGTACCAAGCACATGGCCAATCGCGTTGCCGAGACTCTCGACAAGAACGGCGTCAGCGCCGCCGCCATTCACGGTAACAAGAGCCAGGGTGCCCGTACTCGCGCGCTGGCCGGTTTCAAGGATGGTAGCGTCAAGGTGCTGGTGGCGACCGACATCGCCGCCCGTGGTCTGGACATCGACAAGTTGCCGCAAGTGGTCAACTTCGAGTTGCCCAACGTGGCGGAAGATTACGTGCACCGCATCGGTCGTACCGGCCGTGCCGGTGCTGCCGGTCACGCCATCTCGCTGGTGGCTGCAGATGAAGGGAAGCTTATCAAGGCGATCGAGCGTCTGACCAAGCAGAACATTCCGTGCGAGCAGGTGGCCGGTTTTGAAGCTTCCCGCGAGACCCTCGACAACATCGCCCGTGGTATCGGCGCGCCGCTGCGCAAAGAGCCCCGGGATCCGAGCGAGCAGCGCCGTGCACCGCGTCCGCAAGGTCAAGGTCAGCGTCAGGGGGCCGGTCGTTCCGCCTCCAATGGCAATGCGGGTGGTACACGTACCGGTAACGGTGGCAAGCCCAAGCCGCAAGGTGGTCAGCGTCCGGCTGATGGCGCTGGCAAACCGGCTCAGGCCCGTCGTCCCCGTCGCGCCAGCCACAACCAGTAA
- a CDS encoding MAPEG family protein, with protein MTILPVYAALLALLFVLLSIRTIRTRHRQKVALGHGDDPAMLRAMRVHANFAEYVPLALLLIYFVETGSHAPWVVHLLGSALLLGRLCHAFGMSRTPENFRYRVVGMGLTFTVILVSAACLLLTALLS; from the coding sequence ATGACCATACTGCCTGTTTACGCGGCCCTGCTCGCTCTGCTGTTTGTGTTGCTGAGCATTCGTACCATTCGCACCCGTCACCGCCAGAAAGTGGCGCTCGGCCATGGCGATGATCCCGCCATGCTGCGGGCCATGCGGGTGCACGCCAACTTTGCCGAGTATGTCCCCCTCGCTCTGCTACTGATCTATTTCGTCGAAACCGGCAGCCATGCCCCTTGGGTGGTTCATCTGCTGGGGAGTGCCTTGCTGCTTGGTCGCCTCTGTCACGCCTTTGGCATGAGTCGCACACCGGAGAATTTCCGCTATCGGGTGGTGGGAATGGGGCTGACCTTCACGGTGATCCTGGTGAGCGCGGCCTGTCTCCTGCTCACCGCCCTGCTCTCCTGA
- a CDS encoding aromatic amino acid transport family protein codes for MNTKTLGCTLLIAGTTIGAGMLALPLASSSLGGPATLLLMVGLWALMAFTAMLQVEASLNTGKWYLHQLADHLLGPWGKRIASLCILMLFYSLASAYISGGSSLLAQALADAGMTLSQEQAAWAFTLLFGGMVCVGTRSVDYLNRLMFTVKLVIMVVVLALLLPRTEGQHLLSMPLGQGLLLAGLPVIFTSFGFHGSIPSVMLYLGDCPKQLRRVFVWGSALPLILYVLWQVAILGLLGQQALLQTGGALDSLLANVGKLVSWPAFNQAMHLFADLALATSFLGVTLGLFDFMAKVTRRKDNWQGRSQTGLITFVPPLLFALYFPQGFIMALGYAAIALAILAVLLPVALVWQSRKQAPAHHYRAPGGVVALGVAAAMGALIVGVQISVSLGMLPAL; via the coding sequence ATGAATACCAAAACTCTGGGTTGTACCCTGTTGATTGCCGGCACCACCATAGGCGCCGGCATGCTGGCCCTGCCGCTGGCCTCCTCCTCCCTCGGCGGCCCCGCCACCCTGCTGCTGATGGTTGGCCTCTGGGCCCTGATGGCCTTCACCGCCATGCTGCAAGTAGAGGCAAGCCTCAACACCGGCAAATGGTACCTGCACCAGCTGGCGGATCATTTGCTCGGCCCCTGGGGCAAGCGCATCGCCTCCTTATGTATCCTGATGCTGTTCTACTCGCTGGCCTCCGCTTACATCAGCGGTGGCAGCAGCCTGCTGGCACAGGCGCTGGCCGATGCGGGCATGACTCTCAGCCAGGAGCAGGCCGCCTGGGCCTTTACTCTGCTGTTTGGCGGCATGGTCTGTGTCGGCACCCGCTCGGTGGATTACCTCAACCGGCTGATGTTCACCGTCAAACTGGTAATCATGGTGGTGGTGCTGGCGTTGCTGCTGCCCCGCACCGAAGGGCAGCATCTACTTTCGATGCCGCTGGGTCAGGGCCTGTTGCTGGCGGGCCTGCCGGTCATCTTCACCTCGTTCGGCTTTCACGGCTCCATTCCGAGTGTCATGCTCTACCTCGGCGATTGTCCCAAACAGCTGCGCCGGGTCTTTGTCTGGGGCTCCGCCCTGCCGCTGATCCTCTACGTGCTGTGGCAGGTAGCGATCCTCGGTCTGCTCGGCCAGCAAGCCCTGCTGCAAACCGGCGGCGCGCTGGACAGCCTGCTGGCCAACGTCGGCAAGCTGGTGAGCTGGCCGGCCTTCAATCAGGCTATGCACCTGTTTGCCGATCTGGCGCTCGCCACCTCCTTCCTCGGGGTGACGCTGGGGCTGTTCGACTTTATGGCCAAGGTAACCCGCCGCAAGGACAACTGGCAGGGCCGCAGCCAGACCGGTCTTATCACCTTCGTGCCGCCGCTGCTGTTTGCCCTCTACTTCCCGCAGGGCTTTATCATGGCGCTTGGCTACGCTGCCATTGCGCTGGCGATCCTCGCGGTACTGCTGCCGGTAGCGCTGGTATGGCAGAGCCGCAAGCAAGCTCCCGCCCACCACTACCGCGCCCCGGGTGGCGTGGTGGCGCTGGGAGTGGCTGCCGCCATGGGCGCATTGATTGTCGGCGTCCAGATCAGCGTCAGCCTTGGAATGCTGCCCGCGCTGTAA
- the cra gene encoding catabolite repressor/activator encodes MMKLDEIAALAGVSRTTASYVINGKADQYRISQATRDKVMAVVTAHNYQPDSRAASLRGGQTKTLGFILPDLENASYAKLAKRLEQGARAQGYQLLIVCSEDEPATEKELAQMLVSRHVDALLVASCLPPDDPFYGKLQAQGSQILAIDRAMAADKFVTVASENEKASFDLTSSLLTPTLRHIALITALPALTISQERKAGFEQAVASHSAARHLCQGDHFSRLEGYRLIKDLHQQLGQLPEALITTSYILMEGVLDYLLEQEIDMSQLAMATFGDDRLLDFLPFGINSLPQQHDALASQALELALKAVNGNYQSGLHYVSRTLKRRR; translated from the coding sequence ATGATGAAACTGGATGAAATCGCCGCCCTCGCCGGTGTCTCGCGCACCACGGCAAGCTATGTGATCAATGGCAAGGCCGACCAATACCGCATCAGTCAGGCCACCCGCGACAAGGTGATGGCCGTTGTCACCGCCCATAACTACCAGCCGGACAGCCGCGCCGCCTCCCTGCGTGGCGGCCAGACCAAGACCCTCGGCTTTATCCTGCCCGACCTTGAGAACGCCAGTTATGCCAAGCTGGCCAAACGGCTGGAACAGGGGGCCCGGGCGCAGGGCTATCAGCTGCTCATCGTCTGCTCGGAAGATGAGCCCGCCACCGAAAAAGAGCTGGCCCAGATGCTGGTGAGCCGTCATGTGGATGCCCTGCTGGTGGCCAGTTGCCTGCCCCCGGACGACCCCTTCTACGGCAAATTGCAGGCGCAAGGCAGCCAGATCCTCGCCATCGACCGGGCGATGGCCGCCGACAAGTTTGTCACCGTCGCCAGTGAAAACGAGAAGGCGAGCTTTGATCTCACCAGCTCCCTGCTCACCCCGACCTTGCGCCATATCGCCTTGATCACCGCGCTGCCAGCACTCACGATCAGTCAGGAGCGCAAAGCCGGTTTCGAGCAGGCGGTCGCCAGTCACAGCGCGGCTCGCCACCTGTGTCAGGGGGATCACTTCTCCCGCCTTGAGGGGTATCGCCTGATCAAAGATCTGCACCAGCAGCTGGGCCAGTTGCCCGAAGCGCTGATCACCACCTCCTATATCCTGATGGAGGGGGTACTCGACTACCTGTTGGAGCAAGAGATCGATATGAGCCAGCTCGCCATGGCCACCTTCGGGGACGATCGGCTGCTCGACTTCCTCCCCTTTGGCATCAACTCCCTGCCCCAGCAGCACGACGCGCTGGCGAGCCAGGCGCTGGAGCTGGCACTCAAGGCGGTGAACGGCAACTACCAGAGCGGGCTGCACTATGTGAGCCGCACCCTCAAGCGCCGTCGCTAA
- the fruB gene encoding fused PTS fructose transporter subunit IIA/HPr protein: protein MLKLAREQILLGQSVATKSDAIALLAGKLTEAGLVEAGYVDGMLAREAQHATYLGSGIAIPHGTTDTRHLVKSTGVMVAQFPNGIEWEEGQIAYVAIGIAAKSDEHLGILRQLTHVLGDEQAAAQLKEATDADTIINILTGATAAKEVQYLTLADFPADDGDQLLLGAAARAKSAGWGDAAMVSALLASDPAYLGEGIWLARAQAAQTGWVLATPSSELRAGELPVSAMLLLCAADSGHLPQLENLAKLAAAGQLATLAGGEGLAMLQAGPASGLSETFTIINPHGLHARPGAMLVKVAKEFESDIRVANLDGSGEAVSAKSLMKVIGLGVKCGHRLAFRAEGADAEAALKGIGEAIAAGLGEGAH from the coding sequence ATGTTGAAGTTGGCGCGAGAGCAGATCTTGCTGGGGCAGTCGGTGGCGACCAAGTCGGACGCCATTGCCCTGCTGGCAGGCAAACTGACCGAAGCCGGTCTGGTGGAAGCGGGCTATGTGGATGGGATGCTGGCCCGTGAAGCGCAGCATGCCACCTATCTTGGCAGCGGCATCGCCATTCCCCACGGCACCACCGACACCCGTCATCTGGTGAAGAGCACCGGCGTCATGGTGGCCCAGTTCCCCAATGGTATCGAGTGGGAGGAGGGGCAGATCGCCTACGTCGCCATCGGCATCGCCGCCAAGTCAGACGAACATCTGGGCATTTTGCGCCAGCTCACCCATGTGCTGGGTGACGAGCAGGCGGCAGCTCAGCTCAAAGAGGCCACCGATGCCGACACCATCATCAACATCCTGACTGGCGCCACTGCCGCGAAAGAGGTGCAATACCTGACCCTAGCTGACTTCCCGGCCGATGATGGCGACCAACTGCTGCTGGGAGCAGCCGCCCGCGCCAAATCGGCGGGCTGGGGCGATGCCGCCATGGTGAGCGCGCTGCTGGCAAGCGATCCCGCCTATCTGGGCGAGGGCATCTGGCTGGCCCGGGCGCAAGCGGCCCAGACTGGCTGGGTGTTGGCAACGCCCAGCAGCGAACTTCGCGCAGGGGAGCTGCCGGTCAGCGCCATGCTACTGCTGTGCGCCGCAGATAGCGGCCATCTGCCGCAGCTGGAGAATCTGGCCAAACTGGCGGCTGCTGGTCAGCTGGCGACGCTGGCGGGCGGCGAGGGACTGGCCATGCTGCAAGCAGGCCCCGCGAGCGGTCTTTCCGAAACCTTCACCATCATCAATCCCCACGGCTTGCACGCTCGTCCCGGCGCCATGCTGGTCAAGGTGGCCAAAGAGTTTGAATCCGACATCCGGGTGGCCAATCTGGATGGCAGCGGCGAAGCGGTTTCCGCCAAGAGCCTGATGAAAGTGATCGGTCTTGGGGTCAAATGCGGGCACCGTCTGGCGTTTCGCGCCGAAGGGGCTGATGCCGAAGCGGCTCTCAAGGGGATCGGTGAGGCCATCGCCGCTGGTCTCGGCGAGGGGGCGCATTAA
- the pfkB gene encoding 1-phosphofructokinase, translated as MKIVTITLNPALDLTTRLEAMSLGEVNLVSEANLRAAGKGINVAMVLKDLGRDVGVTGWLGADNEQSFVSLFAERTLDDHFVRVVGSTRINVKISEQSGRVTDLNLPGLTIQQGEVCALEQAIDKLAPHAEWFVLAGSLPKGVAPDYCAHLIRLLKAKGKQVIFDCSGAALSEGIKAAPTLVKPNLEELSQWAGRPIKTLSEQAECARALQASGIPNVVISNGADGLIWFAPDAVWQAIPPRMQVVSTVGAGDSLVAGLAHGLSLGWAPEQTLRLATAVSALAVSQVAVGFDDINVLNPLLEQVRVERLDALAPVQCNTPSMENSGDAQ; from the coding sequence ATGAAGATTGTTACCATCACCCTCAATCCGGCCCTTGATCTCACTACTCGCCTCGAGGCGATGAGCCTCGGTGAGGTCAATCTGGTGAGCGAGGCCAACCTGCGTGCCGCAGGCAAGGGGATCAACGTCGCCATGGTGCTCAAAGATCTTGGCAGAGACGTGGGCGTCACAGGCTGGCTGGGCGCTGACAATGAGCAGAGCTTTGTCTCCCTGTTTGCAGAGCGGACGCTTGATGATCACTTTGTCCGTGTCGTGGGCAGCACCCGCATCAACGTCAAGATCTCCGAACAGTCCGGTCGGGTTACCGATCTCAACTTGCCGGGGCTCACCATCCAGCAAGGGGAAGTGTGCGCGCTGGAGCAGGCCATCGACAAATTGGCACCTCACGCCGAGTGGTTCGTGCTGGCGGGCAGCCTGCCCAAAGGGGTGGCCCCCGATTACTGCGCCCATCTGATCCGCCTGCTCAAGGCCAAGGGCAAGCAGGTGATCTTCGATTGCAGCGGTGCGGCGTTAAGCGAAGGGATCAAGGCGGCGCCGACCCTGGTCAAACCCAATCTGGAGGAGCTGAGCCAATGGGCTGGTCGCCCCATCAAGACCCTGAGCGAGCAGGCCGAGTGTGCCCGCGCGCTGCAGGCGAGCGGGATCCCCAACGTGGTGATCTCCAACGGCGCCGATGGCCTCATCTGGTTTGCCCCAGATGCCGTTTGGCAGGCCATTCCGCCGCGGATGCAGGTGGTCAGCACGGTTGGTGCTGGCGATTCTCTGGTGGCAGGTCTCGCCCATGGTCTGAGCCTTGGCTGGGCGCCGGAGCAGACCCTGCGGCTGGCCACCGCCGTCTCGGCATTGGCGGTCAGTCAGGTGGCGGTCGGCTTTGACGATATCAATGTGCTCAACCCTTTACTTGAACAGGTGCGCGTAGAGCGTCTGGATGCGCTGGCACCGGTTCAGTGCAATACCCCCTCAATGGAAAACTCAGGAGATGCCCAATGA
- the fruA gene encoding PTS fructose transporter subunit IIBC: protein MKAILVTACPAGIATSFLAAKRIEQQAKLAGWELTLDVGSSVQPRQVPNKEQITAADLVLVVASAPVDLAAYDGKRVYQGSMDLALQDPAALLEAATSGASVYRHQAAPAAAKSVAAGKRIVAVTACPTGVAHTFMSAEALETMAKQLGYQIRVETQGSVGAQNALTAEEIASADLVFLATDIEVDMARFDGKLVYRTSTGAALKKTRAELGKAWTEAKTYRHSGASQPKKEEKAGPYKHLLTGVSFMLPMVVAGGLIIALSFVFGIEAFKVEGTLAAALMKIGGGSAFALMIPVLAGYIAYSIADRPGLAPGMIGGMLASSLGAGFLGGIVAGFLAGYSAKYLSDKVRLPTTLEALKPILIIPLFASLFTGLVMIYVVGGPVAGIMNAMTEFLNNMGSANAVLLGVIIGAMMCFDMGGPVNKAAYAFGVGLLASKTYAPMAAVMAAGMVPALGMGIATFLARAKFIKAEQEAGKASFVLGLCFISEGAIPFAAKDPMRVIPACMVGGALTGALSMLFGCELMAPHGGLFVLFIPHAISNVMMYIVAIAAGSLLTGVSYAMLKRGEEQAKLATA from the coding sequence ATGAAAGCAATCTTGGTTACGGCTTGCCCGGCGGGCATTGCCACCAGCTTTCTCGCTGCAAAACGGATAGAACAGCAGGCCAAACTGGCTGGCTGGGAACTCACCCTCGACGTCGGCTCCAGCGTGCAGCCCCGCCAGGTACCGAATAAGGAGCAGATTACCGCCGCCGATCTGGTGCTGGTTGTCGCCAGTGCCCCGGTGGATCTCGCCGCCTATGATGGCAAGCGAGTCTATCAGGGCAGCATGGATCTCGCCCTGCAGGATCCGGCTGCCTTGCTGGAAGCAGCCACCAGCGGTGCCAGCGTCTATCGTCATCAAGCCGCGCCTGCTGCCGCCAAATCGGTCGCCGCTGGGAAGCGCATCGTGGCAGTGACAGCGTGCCCGACTGGCGTTGCCCACACCTTTATGTCGGCAGAAGCGCTGGAGACCATGGCCAAACAGCTGGGTTATCAGATCCGCGTCGAGACCCAAGGCTCGGTCGGTGCCCAGAACGCCCTGACCGCCGAGGAGATTGCATCCGCTGATCTGGTGTTCCTCGCCACCGATATCGAGGTGGACATGGCTCGTTTCGACGGCAAGCTGGTCTATCGCACCAGTACCGGTGCGGCACTGAAGAAAACCCGTGCCGAGTTGGGCAAGGCGTGGACCGAGGCGAAAACCTATCGTCACAGCGGTGCCAGCCAGCCCAAGAAAGAGGAAAAAGCTGGCCCCTACAAGCATCTGCTGACCGGTGTCTCCTTTATGTTGCCGATGGTGGTGGCGGGCGGCCTGATTATCGCGCTCTCGTTCGTGTTCGGGATTGAGGCGTTCAAGGTGGAAGGCACTCTGGCCGCCGCTCTGATGAAGATCGGTGGCGGCTCTGCCTTTGCCCTGATGATCCCGGTGCTGGCCGGTTACATTGCCTACTCCATCGCTGACCGCCCGGGTCTCGCTCCCGGCATGATCGGTGGCATGCTGGCAAGCTCGCTGGGCGCCGGTTTCCTTGGCGGCATCGTCGCCGGTTTTCTGGCCGGTTACAGTGCCAAATACCTGAGTGACAAGGTGCGCCTGCCGACTACCCTGGAAGCGCTCAAGCCGATCCTGATTATTCCGCTGTTTGCCAGCCTGTTTACCGGCCTGGTGATGATCTACGTCGTCGGTGGCCCTGTGGCCGGTATCATGAATGCCATGACCGAGTTCCTCAACAACATGGGCTCTGCCAACGCTGTGCTGCTGGGTGTCATCATCGGTGCCATGATGTGCTTCGACATGGGTGGCCCGGTCAACAAGGCAGCCTACGCCTTCGGGGTCGGCCTGCTGGCCTCCAAAACCTACGCCCCCATGGCTGCCGTGATGGCCGCCGGCATGGTGCCGGCGCTGGGGATGGGGATCGCCACCTTCCTGGCCCGCGCCAAGTTCATCAAGGCGGAACAGGAAGCGGGCAAGGCCTCCTTCGTGCTGGGTCTGTGCTTTATCTCCGAGGGGGCCATCCCGTTTGCCGCCAAGGATCCGATGCGGGTCATCCCGGCCTGCATGGTCGGCGGCGCCCTGACCGGTGCGCTCTCCATGCTGTTCGGTTGCGAGCTGATGGCTCCCCACGGCGGTCTGTTCGTGCTGTTCATCCCGCACGCCATCAGCAATGTCATGATGTATATCGTGGCCATTGCAGCAGGCTCGCTGCTGACCGGTGTCTCCTACGCCATGCTCAAGCGCGGCGAAGAGCAGGCCAAGCTGGCCACGGCATAA
- a CDS encoding DUF1289 domain-containing protein gives MEQLEIFPLQSPCIGVCEVNNKGYCKGCLRNREERFNWQKMSPAQQQDVMRLCRARKARVEAARRKALEGAQPQLPEQQGWEF, from the coding sequence ATGGAACAGCTCGAAATATTCCCGTTGCAGAGCCCCTGTATCGGGGTCTGCGAGGTGAACAACAAGGGCTATTGCAAAGGATGCCTGCGCAATCGCGAGGAGCGTTTCAACTGGCAGAAAATGAGCCCGGCCCAGCAACAGGATGTAATGCGTCTGTGTCGCGCCCGCAAGGCGCGGGTTGAGGCTGCGAGGCGCAAAGCGCTGGAAGGAGCGCAACCCCAGTTGCCAGAACAACAAGGCTGGGAGTTTTAA
- the mltA gene encoding murein transglycosylase A, whose product MNKHGFWLTAIVLGLAGCAGNSDKAEVPKKQTDDRCFLNCEVPENLGKQYLDGTLPGDLVRVERVNSRASADYSKFGPQSRIVMQRSGRMASRYGELYHQLSRWVAGGGNPADITRYGISLAQLGGADRMGNVLFTGYYSPVLEVRHRPDAKYKYPIYAMPKCGGRCPTRAEIHQGALANRGLELGYSKSLIDNFLMDVQGSGFVHYGDDDRLQYLGYSGKNGHGYVSIGRVLIDRGEVPKEQMSMKAIKEWANRQPEESVKELVEQNPSYVFFERRPTNDVIGAAGIPLLPMAAVAADKTLLPMGTPILAEVPLLDKEGNWTGKHQLRLLIALDVGGAVKKGHLDLYHGMGEKAGVAAGHYKHFGRVWKLGLHHGPTAAPWL is encoded by the coding sequence ATGAACAAACACGGATTCTGGCTGACCGCGATAGTGCTGGGGTTGGCCGGGTGTGCGGGTAACTCTGACAAAGCAGAGGTGCCAAAAAAACAGACTGATGACAGATGTTTTCTCAACTGCGAGGTGCCGGAAAATCTGGGCAAGCAGTATCTGGACGGTACCTTGCCGGGGGATCTGGTGCGGGTCGAGCGGGTCAACAGTCGTGCCAGTGCCGATTACAGCAAGTTTGGCCCCCAGAGTCGCATTGTCATGCAGCGTTCAGGGCGGATGGCGAGCCGTTATGGCGAGCTCTATCACCAGCTCTCCCGCTGGGTGGCGGGCGGCGGCAATCCTGCCGACATCACCCGTTACGGCATCAGCCTGGCTCAGCTGGGCGGCGCCGATCGCATGGGCAACGTGCTCTTTACCGGTTACTACTCGCCGGTGCTGGAGGTGCGTCACCGCCCCGATGCCAAATACAAATATCCCATCTATGCCATGCCAAAATGTGGCGGTCGCTGTCCGACCCGGGCCGAGATCCATCAGGGAGCACTGGCCAACCGCGGGCTGGAGCTGGGTTACAGCAAATCCCTTATAGACAATTTCCTGATGGATGTGCAGGGCTCGGGCTTTGTCCACTACGGGGATGACGATCGGCTGCAATATCTGGGCTACAGCGGCAAGAACGGCCACGGTTACGTCAGTATCGGTCGGGTACTGATCGACCGCGGTGAAGTACCCAAAGAGCAGATGTCGATGAAGGCCATCAAGGAGTGGGCCAACCGTCAACCGGAGGAGAGCGTCAAGGAGTTGGTGGAGCAGAATCCCTCCTATGTCTTCTTCGAGCGTCGACCCACCAATGACGTGATCGGCGCCGCCGGTATCCCGCTGCTGCCGATGGCGGCCGTCGCTGCCGACAAGACCCTGTTGCCGATGGGGACGCCGATCCTCGCTGAAGTTCCTTTGCTCGATAAAGAGGGCAACTGGACCGGCAAGCACCAGCTGCGCTTGTTGATTGCGCTGGATGTGGGCGGGGCGGTGAAGAAGGGACACCTCGATCTCTACCACGGTATGGGTGAGAAGGCTGGTGTCGCAGCCGGTCACTACAAGCACTTCGGCCGGGTCTGGAAGCTTGGCCTGCACCACGGGCCGACTGCCGCCCCCTGGTTGTAA
- the yfaE gene encoding class I ribonucleotide reductase maintenance protein YfaE: MSDATNTLTPAPHAPAEQHTVVAPRVHTRDGAVLHAHPGESVLETLERHGHHVEFQCRSGYCGACRTPLMAGKVHYPNVPLAFVAQGECLPCCCKPVGAIRLDIQKS; the protein is encoded by the coding sequence GTGAGTGACGCCACCAACACGCTGACCCCTGCCCCGCACGCACCTGCCGAACAGCATACGGTCGTGGCACCACGGGTACATACCCGGGATGGTGCCGTGCTGCACGCCCATCCCGGCGAAAGCGTGTTGGAGACCCTGGAGCGCCATGGTCATCATGTGGAGTTCCAGTGTCGCAGCGGCTATTGCGGCGCTTGCCGCACTCCGCTGATGGCTGGCAAGGTGCACTACCCCAATGTGCCGCTGGCATTTGTCGCCCAAGGGGAGTGTCTCCCCTGCTGCTGCAAACCGGTCGGCGCCATCCGGCTGGATATCCAGAAGAGCTGA